One Streptomyces sp. NBC_00102 DNA segment encodes these proteins:
- a CDS encoding beta-propeller fold lactonase family protein has translation MTAAPARPRRPLASWRRKLTAALAGSALAVSGLVALAAPPAQALAPAPLAYVTDLMANQVSVLDTATNTVAATIPVGGSPIGAVVSPDAASVYVTNNSSDSVSVIDTATNTVSATVAVGAGPIGVAVSPSGDSLYTAGSGANTLSVVDTATNTVTATIPVGSQPFGVALTPDGARAYVSNNGGNTVSVVDTVTATSVATIGVGQKPNFIAVTPDGSRAYVGNQNSHNVSVIDTTTNTVTTTIPVGIGPFGLTLSPDGSRAYASNNSSSSVSVIDTTTNTVTATVGVGNGPFQSAVTPDGTLAYVPNGYAGTMSVIDTATNAVTASFPLGSFPYSVTFAPAVTAAPTADLTVAVADSADPAALGGTYTYTATVTNNGPDDATGATATTTLSGAARTITSATSSQGSCTITTPTVTCTLGSLADGASATVTIAVEPAATGSITATTTTSADQDDPTPANNTDAESTTVNNANGCTITGTPGNDTLNGTNADDVICGLGGNDTIDGRNGDDTLYGGSGDDIMGGGNGADTLYAGAGNDTNYGETLLGSLLYLFDNGSDHIYGGPGNDDLDGQNGNDVLVDTSGTDTMSGALGNDNINVADGAGGDTANGGLGTDTCTADTGDTLTSC, from the coding sequence GTGACAGCTGCACCTGCCCGACCCCGTCGTCCGCTGGCGTCGTGGAGACGTAAGCTGACCGCTGCCCTCGCCGGGAGCGCTCTGGCGGTGAGCGGACTGGTCGCCCTGGCGGCCCCGCCCGCGCAGGCGCTCGCGCCGGCCCCACTCGCGTACGTCACCGACCTGATGGCGAACCAGGTGTCGGTGCTGGACACCGCCACCAACACGGTCGCGGCCACGATCCCGGTCGGCGGCAGCCCGATCGGGGCGGTGGTCTCGCCGGACGCGGCGAGCGTGTACGTCACCAACAACAGCTCCGACTCGGTGTCGGTGATCGACACCGCGACCAACACCGTCTCCGCGACCGTCGCGGTCGGCGCGGGCCCGATCGGGGTAGCCGTCTCCCCCTCCGGGGACAGCCTCTACACCGCCGGCAGCGGCGCCAACACGCTCTCGGTGGTGGACACCGCCACGAACACCGTCACCGCGACCATCCCGGTCGGCAGCCAGCCGTTCGGTGTGGCGCTGACCCCCGACGGTGCGCGCGCCTACGTGTCCAACAACGGCGGCAACACCGTGTCGGTGGTCGACACCGTCACCGCGACATCCGTGGCGACCATCGGCGTCGGACAGAAGCCCAACTTCATCGCGGTAACCCCGGACGGCTCCCGCGCCTACGTCGGCAACCAGAACTCGCACAACGTGTCCGTCATCGACACCACCACCAACACCGTCACCACCACGATCCCGGTCGGCATCGGCCCCTTCGGCCTCACCCTCTCTCCGGACGGCAGCCGCGCCTACGCCAGCAACAACTCCTCCTCCTCGGTGTCGGTGATCGACACCACCACCAACACCGTCACCGCGACCGTGGGCGTCGGCAACGGCCCGTTCCAGAGCGCCGTCACCCCCGACGGCACCCTCGCCTACGTCCCCAACGGCTACGCCGGCACCATGTCGGTCATCGACACCGCCACCAACGCGGTCACCGCGTCCTTCCCCCTCGGGTCCTTCCCGTACTCGGTCACCTTCGCCCCCGCCGTCACCGCGGCACCCACTGCGGACCTGACCGTGGCCGTCGCCGACTCCGCCGACCCCGCCGCCCTCGGCGGCACCTACACCTACACCGCCACCGTGACGAACAACGGGCCCGACGACGCCACCGGCGCCACCGCGACGACGACGCTCTCCGGCGCGGCCCGCACCATCACCTCCGCAACCAGCTCGCAGGGCTCCTGCACGATCACCACCCCCACCGTCACGTGCACCCTGGGGTCACTGGCCGACGGAGCGTCGGCGACGGTCACGATCGCCGTCGAACCGGCCGCGACCGGCAGCATCACCGCCACGACCACCACCAGCGCCGACCAGGACGACCCGACACCCGCGAACAACACGGACGCCGAATCCACCACCGTCAACAACGCCAACGGGTGCACCATCACCGGCACCCCCGGCAACGACACCCTCAACGGCACGAACGCCGACGACGTGATCTGCGGACTGGGCGGCAACGACACGATCGACGGAAGGAACGGCGACGACACCCTCTACGGAGGCTCCGGCGACGACATCATGGGCGGCGGAAACGGCGCAGACACCCTCTACGCCGGGGCCGGGAACGACACCAACTACGGCGAGACGCTCCTCGGCTCGCTGCTCTACCTGTTCGACAACGGCAGCGACCACATCTACGGCGGCCCGGGCAACGACGACCTCGACGGACAGAACGGCAACGACGTCCTCGTCGACACCTCCGGCACCGACACCATGAGCGGCGCCCTCGGCAACGACAACATCAACGTAGCTGACGGAGCCGGCGGCGACACCGCCAACGGCGGCCTCGGCACCGACACCTGCACCGCCGACACCGGCGACACCCTGACCAGCTGCTGA
- a CDS encoding helix-turn-helix transcriptional regulator has protein sequence MAVEQKPRTLRERYGAELRLRRLAAGLTQEELGAQLLCSSTLVSHWEAGRRLPNPDDAQRIDLVLKTDGFFFRWLEDLDPRFAQYFKAVIELEREASEIRQYGALLIPGLLQTEAYALAVYQAYRPNYSAEQLDEYVVKRMERGQLLTNSSSPVAWTLLDEAALRRTTGGPGVMAEQLHKVADMAEAGRLRLHVLTFASGAHALLQSMVYLLDFAGASPVAYVEGILTGHLMDQPTEVEACQRAYVLALSNAASCQESVALVRNIAREYEHAHHAGRDR, from the coding sequence GTGGCTGTGGAGCAAAAGCCTCGGACGTTGAGGGAGAGATACGGGGCGGAACTGCGACTACGGCGGTTGGCCGCCGGCCTGACTCAGGAGGAGTTGGGCGCTCAGCTGCTCTGCTCATCGACTCTGGTCAGCCACTGGGAGGCGGGACGGCGGCTACCGAACCCGGATGATGCACAGCGGATCGACCTTGTCTTAAAGACGGACGGCTTCTTCTTCCGTTGGCTGGAGGATCTGGACCCCAGATTCGCGCAGTACTTCAAAGCGGTAATTGAATTGGAGCGCGAGGCCAGCGAAATCCGCCAGTACGGCGCCCTTCTCATTCCTGGCTTGCTTCAGACCGAGGCTTACGCACTTGCTGTGTACCAGGCGTACCGCCCCAACTACAGCGCCGAGCAACTTGACGAGTACGTTGTCAAACGCATGGAGCGCGGCCAGTTGCTCACCAATTCCTCGTCCCCGGTAGCGTGGACGCTGCTGGACGAAGCGGCCCTCCGGCGTACCACCGGCGGGCCGGGGGTCATGGCAGAGCAGCTGCACAAGGTGGCAGACATGGCCGAGGCCGGCCGCCTGCGTCTGCACGTACTGACTTTCGCCTCAGGTGCCCATGCCCTGCTGCAAAGCATGGTCTATCTGCTGGACTTCGCGGGTGCGAGCCCGGTCGCCTACGTAGAAGGAATCCTCACCGGACATCTGATGGACCAACCGACCGAGGTCGAGGCGTGCCAGAGGGCCTACGTACTTGCGCTGAGCAACGCTGCGTCCTGCCAGGAGTCAGTAGCCCTCGTCAGGAACATCGCAAGGGAGTACGAGCATGCGCACCACGCAGGTCGAGATCGCTGA
- a CDS encoding DUF397 domain-containing protein, with protein MRTTQVEIADDEAFTGWLKSAYSGGGETSDCLEVASGYASVPVRDSKNATGPVVVFSATGWSTFLGAVKSGSLDA; from the coding sequence ATGCGCACCACGCAGGTCGAGATCGCTGATGACGAAGCGTTCACAGGGTGGCTCAAGTCCGCCTACAGCGGCGGAGGCGAGACCAGCGACTGCCTCGAAGTGGCCAGCGGCTACGCCTCCGTCCCCGTCCGCGACAGCAAGAACGCCACCGGCCCGGTGGTCGTCTTCTCCGCCACGGGCTGGTCGACGTTCCTCGGCGCGGTGAAGAGCGGCAGCCTCGACGCCTGA
- a CDS encoding multicopper oxidase family protein, whose translation MLDHTLDVRLTDITIPGHGSVTTRTYNGAVPGPTLRVRAGDTLRLTQVNGLPPNPPHEGGHNTPHNPNSFNLHTHGMHVSPSGEADNVMREFAPRTADEAAADVAEPQYTTTVEVPADHPAGTYWYHPHVHGSTAEQIVGGMAGVIVVEGDVDEVPEIAAAADVVVCINELKFKDGKVPAFTSGTWVTGIRSTFTVNGAVNPTLTLRPGEVQRWRLVAATAFTGLRLTVAGSDGTMTVHQIAQDGVTFGVPVAREMVELDMGNRADVLIRGAQPGTYELRAENVPGPLMTIEVSGPSVEPAMELPAFLPPGRPPLDVSDIINPDADREVLFHSDARVFTGAFPNAFRMLGTNATPAADPDGNLSRDPVYGLFDSEYINHTLRLDTVERWTVRTDETVHAFNHPFHLHTNQVLLTHRNGERLDPPVWHDTIGIPGGTPGQSITFLVKYQDFTGRSMAHCHHLQHEDLGMMQTVDYVES comes from the coding sequence GTGCTCGACCACACCCTCGACGTCCGTCTCACGGACATCACGATCCCCGGCCACGGTTCCGTCACCACCCGGACCTACAACGGCGCGGTCCCCGGGCCGACCCTGCGCGTGCGCGCGGGCGACACCCTGCGACTGACGCAGGTCAACGGCCTGCCGCCCAACCCGCCCCACGAGGGCGGCCACAACACGCCGCACAACCCCAACAGTTTCAACCTGCACACCCACGGGATGCACGTCTCCCCGTCCGGGGAGGCCGACAACGTGATGCGGGAGTTCGCCCCGCGTACCGCCGACGAGGCCGCGGCGGATGTCGCGGAACCGCAGTACACGACGACCGTCGAGGTCCCGGCCGACCACCCCGCCGGAACCTACTGGTACCACCCGCACGTGCACGGATCCACCGCCGAGCAGATCGTCGGCGGCATGGCCGGGGTGATCGTCGTCGAAGGGGACGTGGACGAGGTCCCGGAGATCGCGGCGGCCGCCGACGTCGTCGTCTGCATCAACGAGCTCAAGTTCAAGGACGGCAAGGTCCCGGCGTTCACCTCCGGCACCTGGGTGACGGGCATCCGCTCCACCTTCACCGTCAACGGAGCGGTCAACCCCACCCTCACCCTGCGCCCAGGGGAAGTCCAGCGGTGGCGGCTGGTGGCCGCGACCGCGTTCACCGGCCTGCGGCTCACGGTCGCCGGGAGCGACGGCACCATGACGGTGCACCAGATCGCGCAGGACGGTGTCACCTTCGGCGTGCCGGTCGCGCGGGAGATGGTGGAGCTGGACATGGGTAATCGCGCCGACGTCCTGATCCGGGGCGCGCAGCCCGGCACGTACGAACTCCGGGCGGAGAACGTACCCGGGCCGCTGATGACGATCGAGGTGTCGGGCCCGTCCGTCGAACCCGCGATGGAGCTGCCCGCCTTCCTGCCGCCGGGCAGGCCGCCCCTCGACGTGAGCGACATCATCAACCCCGACGCGGACCGGGAGGTCCTCTTCCACTCGGACGCCAGGGTCTTCACCGGGGCGTTCCCCAACGCCTTCCGCATGCTGGGCACCAACGCGACCCCGGCGGCGGACCCGGACGGGAACCTCTCCCGCGATCCGGTCTACGGGCTGTTCGACTCCGAGTACATCAACCACACCCTGCGCCTGGACACCGTCGAACGGTGGACCGTCCGCACCGACGAGACCGTCCATGCGTTCAACCACCCGTTCCACCTCCACACCAACCAGGTCCTGCTCACCCACCGGAACGGCGAACGGCTGGACCCGCCCGTCTGGCACGACACCATCGGCATCCCCGGCGGCACGCCCGGCCAGTCCATCACCTTCCTCGTCAAGTACCAGGACTTCACGGGCCGCTCCATGGCCCACTGCCACCATCTCCAGCACGAGGACCTGGGGATGATGCAGACCGTCGACTACGTCGAGAGCTGA
- a CDS encoding DUF4240 domain-containing protein: MDEDAFWQLIEACSSVEPDPDAELLSDHLTERLARSALPLVVGFAEQLSWALYRLDREEYGRELSGDAFLYTRAAVVAAGRTAFDRVLEVPAAFTPYAVDLIWAESLLYTPDRAYRRLTGEEWDRRTRYSFESYSNTDGWAGSQLST; encoded by the coding sequence ATGGACGAAGACGCCTTCTGGCAACTGATCGAGGCCTGCTCGTCGGTGGAACCCGACCCGGACGCCGAGCTCCTCTCGGACCACCTCACCGAGCGGCTCGCCCGGTCCGCGTTGCCGCTCGTCGTCGGCTTCGCCGAACAACTGTCCTGGGCGCTCTACCGACTGGACCGTGAGGAGTACGGACGCGAGCTGAGCGGAGATGCCTTTCTCTACACCCGCGCGGCGGTTGTCGCCGCGGGCCGCACCGCATTCGACCGTGTGCTGGAAGTTCCTGCGGCCTTCACCCCGTACGCCGTCGACCTGATCTGGGCCGAAAGTCTCCTTTACACACCGGACCGGGCCTACCGGCGCCTCACGGGGGAGGAATGGGACCGCCGCACGCGCTATTCCTTCGAGTCCTACTCCAACACCGACGGGTGGGCGGGGTCTCAGCTCTCGACGTAG
- a CDS encoding ankyrin repeat domain-containing protein, which yields MEAPLITAIRAGDVDAVRNLLAEEGDPDVRDAHGTPALRLAIDTWSPAVVTLLKKHGADLRQCAPDGVRPLRRAVDSGSPALVHALLEHDTWPHFPTPELLEMRDLALHWYESGAESELRRRTGAEGTVARTRVDEDEFSWVDELALGGATVREGHAGILIHLEKALRPRTRLRVPFEEMRERAAAFPDQEHAVWASVTIALAERRDQETWRAAEALRTHPDPLLRLFGAEVLRLTHLFDPTDEDPFAAPALEIFLDWSTREQDHAVLQEVLAGVAEHDEPRVDAALLAQARHSCAGVRRAVASGFDRSRAFADGVRAALLELTADPDAEVREAACRAIAGGGGRFQPGE from the coding sequence GTGGAGGCTCCGCTGATCACCGCGATCCGGGCCGGGGACGTCGACGCGGTGCGCAACCTCCTCGCCGAGGAGGGGGACCCCGACGTCCGCGACGCCCACGGAACACCCGCCCTCCGCCTCGCGATCGACACCTGGTCCCCGGCGGTCGTCACCCTGCTCAAGAAGCACGGTGCCGACCTCCGGCAGTGCGCTCCGGACGGTGTGCGGCCGCTGCGGCGGGCCGTCGACTCCGGCTCACCCGCCCTGGTCCATGCCCTGCTGGAGCACGACACCTGGCCGCACTTCCCGACCCCCGAACTGCTGGAGATGCGGGACCTCGCCCTGCACTGGTACGAGTCCGGGGCCGAGAGCGAACTGCGGCGCCGCACCGGAGCCGAGGGCACCGTCGCCCGGACCCGGGTCGACGAGGACGAGTTCTCCTGGGTGGACGAGCTCGCTCTCGGCGGAGCGACCGTACGGGAAGGGCACGCCGGAATCCTCATCCACCTGGAGAAGGCCCTCCGGCCCCGCACCCGGCTCCGCGTCCCCTTCGAGGAGATGAGGGAGCGCGCGGCGGCCTTCCCCGACCAGGAGCACGCCGTGTGGGCGAGCGTCACGATCGCCCTCGCCGAACGCCGCGACCAGGAGACCTGGAGGGCCGCCGAGGCGCTGCGCACCCACCCCGACCCGCTCCTGCGGTTGTTCGGTGCCGAAGTCCTGCGGCTGACCCATCTCTTCGACCCCACCGACGAGGACCCGTTCGCCGCCCCCGCTTTGGAGATCTTCCTCGACTGGTCCACCCGGGAGCAGGACCACGCGGTGCTCCAGGAGGTACTGGCGGGCGTCGCCGAGCACGACGAGCCGCGCGTCGACGCGGCACTCCTGGCCCAGGCCCGTCACTCCTGCGCCGGGGTCCGGCGCGCGGTGGCCTCCGGGTTCGACCGGTCGCGGGCCTTTGCGGACGGTGTCCGCGCGGCCCTGCTGGAGCTGACGGCCGATCCGGACGCCGAGGTACGGGAGGCCGCCTGCCGGGCGATCGCCGGCGGCGGGGGCCGCTTCCAGCCGGGGGAGTGA
- a CDS encoding DUF4765 family protein: MRHDDKARTSPQSPARTPLKPVPSRTTAATGPSANLMALQRSIGNAAVVQLLAAQRAEEEHQHGEGCGHRPVQRSAAEEVLRSAGRPLESAKRMEMEARLGADFSDVKVHTDAVAQRSTTELGARAWTSGNHVVIGKGGGDDHTLAHELTHVIQQRSGPVDGTAGGDGLKVSDPSDRFEKAAEANASRVMEQAVPAVQRAKSEETGRSSGAETSVQRARYTTSKTERDPDSDNYDSDDDNLDSLIQQVTPPTDYATVASMVAEGSEHGVYLWRGTGLATANSMASKGSAGGRTADPSVGAPSSASSRSQVGHGGQLPEFTTNTGVAEGFSFRNALVVVYIAAKYLSKGSSSEEGWIANPKAPLTVVDIVDRTRQQTSGRRVANAS, translated from the coding sequence ATGCGCCACGACGACAAGGCCCGCACGTCCCCCCAGTCTCCGGCGCGGACGCCACTGAAGCCGGTGCCGTCCCGGACCACAGCGGCGACCGGTCCGTCCGCGAATCTGATGGCTCTGCAGCGCAGTATCGGCAACGCCGCCGTGGTGCAGTTGCTGGCCGCTCAGCGAGCCGAGGAGGAGCACCAGCACGGCGAGGGCTGCGGACATCGGCCGGTACAGCGTTCCGCCGCCGAAGAGGTCCTGCGTTCGGCCGGCCGCCCGCTCGAATCCGCCAAGCGTATGGAGATGGAAGCCCGGCTGGGGGCCGACTTCTCCGACGTCAAGGTGCACACCGACGCCGTGGCCCAGCGTTCGACCACCGAACTCGGCGCCCGGGCCTGGACCTCCGGCAACCATGTCGTCATAGGCAAGGGCGGCGGTGACGATCACACACTGGCCCATGAACTCACCCACGTGATCCAGCAGCGCTCGGGCCCGGTCGACGGAACTGCCGGAGGTGACGGCCTCAAGGTCAGCGATCCGAGCGACCGCTTCGAGAAAGCAGCCGAGGCCAACGCCTCACGGGTCATGGAGCAGGCCGTCCCGGCTGTGCAGCGGGCGAAGTCGGAGGAGACGGGCAGGTCGTCCGGCGCGGAGACATCCGTGCAACGGGCCCGCTACACGACCTCGAAGACGGAGCGCGACCCGGACAGCGACAACTACGACTCCGACGACGACAACCTCGACTCGTTGATCCAGCAGGTGACTCCTCCCACGGACTACGCGACCGTGGCGAGCATGGTCGCGGAGGGATCCGAGCACGGGGTCTACCTCTGGCGCGGCACCGGCCTGGCCACCGCCAACAGCATGGCGAGCAAGGGAAGCGCGGGGGGCAGGACGGCCGACCCGAGTGTCGGCGCACCGAGCAGCGCGAGCAGCCGATCCCAGGTGGGACACGGCGGCCAGCTGCCGGAGTTCACCACGAACACGGGGGTGGCCGAGGGCTTCAGCTTCCGCAACGCACTGGTCGTCGTCTACATCGCCGCGAAGTACCTCTCCAAGGGCAGCTCCAGCGAGGAGGGCTGGATCGCGAACCCCAAGGCGCCACTCACCGTGGTGGACATCGTGGACCGCACACGCCAGCAGACGTCCGGCCGACGCGTCGCGAACGCGTCCTGA
- a CDS encoding HNH endonuclease, whose product MIRLTRPELPLETQEHLATYTRQIADTAASDRRVTAIGLWGRFAVRRRIRPGVLAALTDMAPGHQRCMYCGDSQGTDIDHFEPKSQAPLRTFDWTNYLLACSYCNSNQKRNLFPRDAATGRALLLDPTLDDPLNHLRLVLPLCTYRGLSAQGDACIDVFGLNRRGVLVAGRRTAYATAKQSVELWRIATDRGQHTKADEVARVAWDRPLADVLAAMFHQSAHPAADLLFDGEEETLALLRDPELRANFLARA is encoded by the coding sequence GTGATCCGGCTGACCCGCCCCGAACTGCCCCTGGAAACCCAGGAACACTTAGCCACGTACACCCGGCAGATAGCGGACACCGCGGCCTCCGACCGCAGAGTGACCGCCATCGGCCTCTGGGGCCGCTTCGCCGTCCGCAGACGGATACGCCCCGGCGTCCTCGCCGCCCTCACCGACATGGCCCCCGGCCACCAGCGCTGCATGTACTGCGGCGACAGCCAGGGCACCGACATCGACCACTTCGAGCCGAAGAGCCAGGCGCCGCTGCGCACCTTCGATTGGACCAACTACCTGCTGGCCTGCTCCTACTGCAACAGCAACCAGAAGCGCAACCTCTTCCCGCGCGACGCGGCCACCGGCCGCGCACTCCTCCTGGACCCCACCCTCGACGACCCCCTCAACCACCTGCGCCTCGTGCTGCCGCTCTGTACGTACCGGGGGCTCAGCGCTCAGGGCGACGCCTGCATAGACGTGTTCGGCCTCAACCGGCGCGGGGTCCTCGTCGCCGGGCGCCGTACGGCCTACGCCACCGCCAAGCAGTCCGTCGAACTCTGGCGCATAGCCACCGACCGGGGCCAGCACACCAAGGCCGACGAGGTCGCCCGCGTCGCCTGGGACCGCCCGCTCGCCGACGTACTGGCCGCGATGTTCCACCAGTCCGCACACCCCGCCGCCGACCTGCTCTTCGACGGCGAGGAGGAGACCTTGGCGCTGCTGCGGGACCCGGAGCTACGGGCGAACTTCCTGGCGCGGGCGTGA
- a CDS encoding AAA family ATPase: MYVSRVTIENIKSFDGPRKVDLTLTRPDGSHAGWTVLAGRNGAGKTTLLRALALALSGPVAARGLVQGFENWVTRGAESGSASAEIIRDKDFDKFTASGRTQNKFGTGLRWTPPGESAAGRKSAQPALGEIRSNSRTQSASAAQRGPWADNPVGWFCAAYGPFRRMAGGSGDVQRLMLASGPVARQASLFHEDASLAEGVAWLIEQHLRALEGREGALALKEAALSVLGDGLLPDGYRIKDVDSEGLWVTRGGHRFPLREMSDGFRTVAALVVDLLKQIHDAFGDHALGRGGEGEGPSPLQVPGVVIIDEIDAHLHVSWQRRIGPWLTTHFPNIQFIVTTHSPYICQAADPGGLIRLPGVDEGAAPEVVPEDLYERVVYGSGDDAVLSDLFGLDTPYSERAEYARAEFVALESKVYEGDTSPETVARYKELKSLLSSSPTARAHEVSARLHRIADQVQDAPDAYTGGEAGEAGEAK, from the coding sequence ATGTACGTCTCCCGCGTCACCATCGAGAACATCAAGTCGTTCGACGGACCGCGCAAAGTCGACCTGACCCTGACCCGCCCGGACGGCTCCCACGCGGGCTGGACGGTCCTCGCCGGCCGCAACGGCGCCGGGAAGACCACCCTCCTGCGCGCCCTGGCGCTCGCGCTGAGCGGTCCGGTGGCCGCCCGCGGACTGGTCCAGGGCTTCGAGAACTGGGTCACCCGCGGCGCCGAATCGGGCAGCGCCTCGGCGGAGATCATCCGCGACAAGGACTTCGACAAGTTCACCGCCTCCGGCCGCACCCAGAACAAGTTCGGTACGGGCCTGCGCTGGACGCCCCCGGGCGAGTCGGCGGCCGGCCGCAAGAGCGCACAGCCCGCACTCGGCGAGATCCGGAGCAACTCCCGTACCCAGAGCGCCAGCGCCGCCCAGCGCGGGCCGTGGGCCGACAACCCGGTGGGCTGGTTCTGCGCCGCGTACGGGCCGTTCCGGCGGATGGCAGGCGGCTCCGGCGACGTACAGCGCCTGATGCTGGCCTCGGGTCCTGTCGCCCGGCAGGCGAGCCTCTTCCACGAGGACGCCTCGCTGGCGGAGGGCGTCGCCTGGCTGATCGAACAGCATCTGCGCGCCCTCGAAGGCCGGGAGGGCGCGCTCGCCCTCAAGGAGGCCGCCCTCTCCGTACTCGGCGACGGACTCCTGCCGGACGGCTACCGCATCAAGGACGTCGACTCCGAGGGACTCTGGGTCACCCGGGGCGGCCACCGCTTCCCGCTGCGGGAGATGAGCGACGGGTTCCGTACGGTGGCCGCGCTCGTCGTCGACCTGCTGAAGCAGATCCACGACGCCTTCGGGGACCACGCGCTGGGCCGGGGCGGCGAAGGCGAGGGCCCGAGCCCGCTCCAGGTCCCCGGGGTCGTGATCATCGACGAGATCGACGCCCACCTCCACGTCTCCTGGCAGCGCCGCATCGGCCCCTGGCTGACCACGCACTTCCCCAACATCCAGTTCATCGTCACCACCCACAGCCCCTACATCTGCCAGGCCGCCGACCCCGGGGGCCTGATCCGCCTGCCCGGCGTGGACGAGGGCGCCGCCCCCGAGGTCGTCCCCGAGGACCTGTACGAACGCGTCGTCTACGGCAGCGGCGACGACGCGGTCCTCTCCGACCTCTTCGGCCTGGACACCCCGTACTCGGAACGCGCCGAGTACGCCCGCGCGGAGTTCGTCGCCCTGGAGTCCAAGGTGTACGAGGGCGACACCTCGCCCGAGACCGTCGCCCGGTACAAGGAGCTCAAGAGCCTGCTCTCCAGCTCCCCGACCGCCCGCGCCCACGAGGTCTCCGCCCGGCTCCACCGGATCGCCGACCAGGTCCAGGACGCCCCCGACGCGTACACGGGTGGCGAGGCCGGAGAGGCCGGCGAGGCGAAGTGA
- a CDS encoding sugar phosphate isomerase/epimerase yields MTPAGKDLSRFSINQETIRQWSLEELAEGCTKAGVGQVGLWREPVQKYGVERAGRLFADAGLTVTSLCRGGFLTAVDPAERARALDDNRAAIDEAAGVSTDTLVLVSGGLPEGSKDLFGARERIADALAELAPYAAERGIRLAIEPLHPMFASDRCVVSTLSQALDLAERFPAEQVGVVVDAYHVWWDDQVAAQIARAGAGGRIHSFQLADWITPLPEGVLLGRGQLGDGSVDFRALRTLVEATGFDGPIEVEIFNEGLWARDGGEVLAEVAARFLEHAC; encoded by the coding sequence ATGACCCCCGCCGGCAAGGACCTGTCCCGGTTCTCCATCAACCAGGAGACCATCAGGCAGTGGTCCCTGGAAGAGCTCGCCGAGGGCTGTACGAAGGCGGGCGTCGGCCAGGTCGGCCTCTGGCGCGAACCGGTCCAGAAGTACGGCGTCGAGCGCGCCGGGCGGCTCTTCGCCGACGCGGGCCTCACCGTCACCAGCCTCTGCCGGGGCGGCTTCCTCACGGCGGTCGACCCCGCCGAGCGGGCCCGCGCCCTGGACGACAACCGCGCCGCGATCGACGAGGCGGCGGGCGTCTCCACCGACACCCTGGTCCTCGTCTCCGGCGGGCTGCCCGAGGGCAGCAAGGACCTGTTCGGCGCCCGCGAACGCATCGCCGACGCCCTCGCGGAGCTGGCCCCCTACGCGGCCGAGCGTGGCATCCGCCTCGCCATCGAGCCGCTGCACCCGATGTTCGCGTCCGACCGGTGCGTGGTCTCGACCCTGTCCCAGGCGCTGGACCTCGCCGAACGCTTCCCGGCCGAGCAGGTCGGCGTGGTGGTCGACGCGTACCACGTCTGGTGGGACGACCAGGTGGCCGCGCAGATCGCCCGCGCCGGTGCCGGAGGCCGTATCCACTCCTTCCAGTTGGCCGACTGGATCACCCCGCTCCCCGAGGGCGTCCTGCTGGGCCGGGGTCAGCTCGGTGACGGGAGTGTGGACTTCCGCGCCCTGCGCACCCTGGTGGAGGCGACGGGCTTCGACGGCCCGATCGAGGTGGAGATCTTCAACGAGGGTCTCTGGGCCCGCGACGGCGGCGAGGTCCTCGCCGAGGTGGCGGCCCGCTTCCTGGAGCACGCCTGCTGA